One window of the Archaeoglobus sulfaticallidus PM70-1 genome contains the following:
- a CDS encoding protein-L-isoaspartate O-methyltransferase — protein MEDTEFEKRKKMADRLKEELNLSDRVYNAMLKVPRHLFVPYNYRDSAYLDTPLPIGKGQTISAPHMVAIMCELLDLREGHKVLEIGTGRGYHSAIVAEIVGKSGKVITIERVPELAEHAKQTLSSLGYDNVVVIVGDGSKGYEAEAPYDRIYATASAPKIPEPLIDQLKKGGKLVIPVGNYMQELIVVEKNDEIKTKVWGAVRFVPLFGEYGF, from the coding sequence ATGGAAGACACCGAATTTGAGAAAAGAAAAAAGATGGCTGACAGGCTGAAGGAGGAACTCAACCTGAGCGATAGAGTATATAATGCAATGCTAAAAGTCCCCAGACACCTCTTCGTTCCGTACAACTACAGGGATTCAGCGTACTTGGATACCCCTCTGCCAATAGGGAAGGGGCAGACGATAAGTGCACCCCACATGGTTGCGATCATGTGCGAACTCTTAGATTTGCGTGAAGGGCATAAAGTTCTAGAAATAGGCACTGGCAGGGGATATCACTCTGCAATTGTTGCCGAGATAGTCGGCAAGAGCGGGAAGGTAATAACGATCGAAAGAGTTCCTGAGCTGGCAGAGCATGCGAAGCAGACCCTGTCCTCACTGGGATATGATAATGTTGTGGTGATAGTTGGCGACGGTAGCAAGGGATATGAAGCTGAAGCACCGTATGACAGAATATATGCGACAGCTTCAGCTCCAAAAATCCCAGAACCACTCATAGATCAGCTTAAGAAGGGTGGAAAGCTTGTAATCCCGGTTGGAAATTACATGCAGGAGCTTATAGTTGTTGAAAAGAATGATGAGATAAAAACGAAGGTGTGGGGGGCTGTTAGGTTCGTCCCACTTTTTGGAGAGTATGGTTTTTGA
- a CDS encoding OsmC family protein — protein MEGCCASGDKSFAKVRWVKGRQFVGISREHAVVLDQRVHEKGENTGFKPTELLLISVAGCLGTTIVSMCESKGVDVKGLEIDIEFDRGDDGIWEAKIKVGLDGVNEDVKEEIVKSADHLCKISNILRDGCRIFVEH, from the coding sequence ATGGAGGGTTGCTGTGCAAGTGGAGATAAGAGCTTTGCAAAGGTGAGATGGGTAAAGGGAAGGCAGTTTGTTGGTATTTCGAGAGAGCATGCAGTTGTTTTGGATCAGAGAGTCCATGAAAAAGGCGAAAATACGGGATTCAAGCCGACGGAACTGCTTCTGATCTCTGTTGCGGGGTGTCTTGGAACAACGATTGTATCGATGTGCGAGAGTAAAGGGGTTGATGTTAAGGGACTTGAGATAGATATCGAGTTCGATAGGGGAGATGATGGCATATGGGAGGCAAAGATTAAGGTTGGCTTAGATGGAGTTAACGAGGATGTGAAGGAAGAAATAGTCAAGAGTGCAGATCATCTGTGCAAGATCTCCAACATTCTGAGAGATGGTTGCAGGATATTCGTTGAGCATTGA
- a CDS encoding PAS domain S-box protein translates to MVLLDTPKAPRDPTIMDLELLKEFIDFLPFYVILVDEEHRILLVNTAFEQEFNLRLEEARGKFCPQLIHGVERFPGCPLDEALKCNCPSVAELFDDRSEKWVKSAVYPTNYIYNGKRIFIHFTWDITDKKKAELDLERSRKLYMLIFENTGNATILVEGDRIVLANKKFVELSGYSKEEIEGKLEWRLFVHKDDLDKMEKFNRLRYENPKEAPREFEIKFVDRKGRIRHVLVSAGSISKKDPSTIVLSLTDLTERKILEEQKDEAYKIIDQNIEEFAILVDHIRNPLAIIQGIAEMRLEGMERDIILKQIDRIESIVRRLDEGWIQSEKIRKYLRES, encoded by the coding sequence GTGGTACTTTTGGATACTCCGAAAGCTCCAAGAGATCCAACCATAATGGATCTTGAATTGCTGAAAGAGTTTATCGACTTTTTACCATTTTATGTCATTCTCGTTGATGAAGAACACAGAATCTTGCTCGTAAATACTGCATTCGAGCAGGAATTCAACTTAAGGCTGGAGGAGGCCAGAGGAAAATTCTGTCCTCAACTTATACATGGTGTTGAGAGGTTTCCCGGATGTCCCCTTGATGAGGCTTTGAAGTGTAACTGCCCGAGTGTAGCGGAGCTTTTCGATGATAGATCCGAAAAATGGGTTAAATCTGCTGTTTACCCCACAAACTACATTTACAACGGCAAAAGGATTTTCATACACTTTACATGGGACATAACTGACAAAAAGAAAGCAGAACTGGATCTGGAGAGGTCAAGAAAGCTGTACATGTTAATATTCGAGAACACCGGGAATGCTACGATTTTAGTAGAGGGAGACAGAATTGTTCTCGCCAACAAAAAATTTGTAGAGCTTTCAGGATATTCCAAAGAGGAAATTGAGGGTAAGCTCGAGTGGAGACTTTTCGTCCACAAAGATGATCTGGACAAAATGGAGAAGTTCAACAGGCTCAGATACGAAAACCCTAAGGAGGCACCAAGAGAGTTCGAAATAAAATTCGTCGATAGAAAGGGCAGAATCAGGCATGTTCTAGTTAGTGCTGGATCGATTTCCAAAAAGGATCCTTCAACAATCGTGCTTTCCCTAACTGACCTGACGGAAAGAAAGATTCTCGAGGAGCAGAAAGATGAGGCATATAAAATAATAGATCAAAACATCGAGGAATTCGCCATTCTGGTTGATCACATCAGAAATCCGCTTGCAATAATTCAGGGAATTGCAGAGATGAGGCTAGAGGGAATGGAAAGAGACATAATCCTGAAACAGATCGACAGAATAGAGTCCATCGTCAGGAGACTTGATGAGGGTTGGATACAGTCGGAAAAAATCCGAAAGTATCTGAGAGAAAGTTAA
- a CDS encoding aspartate aminotransferase family protein, whose translation MSENELFEKESELMIPFFKRLPVTFKRGKGCWLYDFNGKKYLDLIAGIACVSIGHSHPEFISRVYEQMRELMHVSNLFYTEPQIRLAEKLKEISGFDKFFFCNSGTEAVEAALKIARKVTGKKKFLALENSFHGRTMGALSITWKEKFRKPFEPLIQEVEFCKFNDVDDFLGRVNADICAVILEPIQGEAGVYEVSKEFMDAVFEEKERYGYLVIFDEVQTGFCRTGEWFAKDHFGCSPDIMTMAKAMASGFPIGGVAVTNEVANKIEISEHGSTFGGNPLACTASLATIEIMQKENLAENSRDMGGYFRKRLAELGFEARGKGLLIGFDVGDAKALVSKLLEKGVVANNTSDTTIRFAPPLVITKDEIDFAVDALEECL comes from the coding sequence ATGTCCGAAAATGAGCTGTTTGAAAAAGAGAGCGAACTGATGATCCCTTTTTTTAAAAGGTTGCCCGTTACATTCAAAAGGGGTAAGGGGTGCTGGCTCTACGACTTTAACGGAAAAAAGTATCTGGATTTAATAGCTGGGATAGCATGTGTGTCGATAGGACATAGCCATCCCGAGTTTATCTCAAGGGTTTATGAGCAGATGAGAGAGCTTATGCATGTATCCAACCTTTTCTACACCGAACCCCAGATCCGGCTTGCCGAGAAACTCAAAGAAATTAGTGGATTTGATAAGTTCTTCTTCTGCAACTCCGGAACCGAGGCTGTTGAAGCTGCACTGAAAATAGCGAGGAAGGTTACAGGGAAGAAAAAGTTTCTAGCACTGGAAAACTCATTCCACGGCAGAACGATGGGTGCTTTATCCATAACATGGAAGGAGAAGTTCAGAAAGCCATTTGAACCGTTGATTCAGGAGGTGGAGTTCTGCAAGTTCAACGATGTGGATGACTTTCTGGGCAGGGTTAATGCCGACATATGCGCAGTCATACTTGAACCCATACAGGGAGAGGCTGGAGTCTATGAGGTATCTAAGGAGTTCATGGATGCGGTTTTTGAAGAGAAAGAGAGGTATGGCTACCTTGTTATCTTCGATGAGGTTCAGACAGGGTTCTGCAGAACTGGAGAGTGGTTTGCCAAGGATCATTTTGGCTGCAGTCCGGACATAATGACGATGGCAAAGGCCATGGCATCAGGCTTTCCGATAGGTGGGGTTGCAGTAACCAATGAGGTCGCAAATAAGATCGAGATCTCAGAACATGGTTCAACTTTCGGCGGAAATCCCCTCGCATGCACGGCATCGCTCGCAACAATCGAGATCATGCAGAAAGAGAATCTTGCAGAGAATTCTAGGGATATGGGAGGGTATTTCAGGAAGAGGCTTGCTGAACTTGGTTTTGAAGCTAGAGGGAAGGGATTGCTGATTGGATTCGATGTGGGTGATGCAAAAGCTCTTGTGAGCAAACTCTTGGAAAAAGGAGTAGTAGCCAACAACACATCGGATACCACAATCAGGTTCGCTCCACCGCTCGTTATAACAAAAGATGAAATCGATTTTGCCGTTGATGCTTTAGAGGAATGTTTGTAA
- a CDS encoding type II glyceraldehyde-3-phosphate dehydrogenase: MAVKVAVNGYGTIGKRVADAISLQKDMEVVGVTKTKPDFDAKMAIKKGYRLYAAIPDRVKVFESAGLEVEGTIEDLLKEVDIVVDCSPNKIGAENKKLYEKLGVKAIFQGGEKKDVAEVSFNAIANYEEAVGKQFVRVVSCNTTGLTRLIYTIKKNFPIKKVRATMIRRVVDPKEDKKGLVNGIQPNPIKLPSHHGPDVQSILPDVNIITAAFKVPTTIMHVHSVAIEMEKDISEEDIKSAFAEEPRIMLFNSEDGFTSTAKIIEFARDLRLRYDLYENAVWEDSIGVVDGEVYVTQAINQESIVIPENIDAIRAMLELMDKEESIKETNRTLKIGVLD; this comes from the coding sequence ATGGCTGTTAAGGTTGCAGTAAATGGTTACGGAACGATAGGCAAGAGGGTTGCAGATGCGATTAGCCTTCAGAAGGACATGGAAGTTGTAGGCGTAACGAAAACGAAACCCGATTTCGATGCGAAAATGGCGATAAAGAAGGGATACAGGCTGTACGCTGCAATCCCGGACAGGGTTAAGGTCTTTGAGTCTGCGGGTTTGGAGGTTGAAGGCACGATTGAGGATTTGCTGAAAGAGGTTGACATAGTCGTTGACTGCTCACCAAACAAAATTGGGGCTGAGAACAAGAAGCTTTACGAGAAGCTTGGAGTCAAGGCAATATTTCAGGGTGGAGAGAAGAAGGATGTTGCTGAAGTGTCATTCAACGCGATAGCGAACTATGAGGAGGCCGTGGGCAAGCAGTTTGTGAGGGTTGTCAGCTGCAACACAACTGGCCTTACAAGGCTGATTTACACGATAAAGAAGAACTTTCCAATAAAGAAAGTCAGAGCAACGATGATAAGGAGAGTAGTTGATCCAAAGGAGGATAAGAAGGGTCTTGTGAATGGAATACAACCAAATCCGATCAAGCTTCCATCCCACCACGGCCCGGATGTGCAGTCGATTCTGCCGGATGTAAACATAATCACCGCAGCATTTAAGGTCCCAACAACTATCATGCATGTCCACTCTGTAGCAATAGAGATGGAGAAAGATATTAGCGAAGAAGATATCAAAAGCGCATTTGCAGAGGAGCCGAGAATCATGTTATTCAACTCTGAAGATGGTTTTACATCCACAGCCAAAATAATCGAGTTTGCAAGGGATCTCAGACTCAGATACGATCTGTACGAGAATGCAGTCTGGGAGGATTCTATAGGAGTTGTGGATGGAGAAGTCTATGTCACACAGGCTATAAACCAGGAATCGATTGTCATTCCGGAGAACATAGATGCGATAAGGGCTATGCTTGAACTGATGGATAAAGAGGAGAGCATTAAAGAGACTAACAGGACGCTAAAAATTGGAGTTTTGGATTAA